The Cucumis melo cultivar AY chromosome 5, USDA_Cmelo_AY_1.0, whole genome shotgun sequence genome has a segment encoding these proteins:
- the LOC103485756 gene encoding RAP domain-containing protein, chloroplastic translates to MEVLLGTYPTPSFLSSSVSSHRTPPTIKLPSGVLTPKLNVSHFRRSCVNSDAPIVNSSISIDFGHENGDSRGNGDNMEWEVELLQELDPLGFQPPKKKKKQMKSKLLDDTEGMDWCLRARKVALRSIEGRGFASTEEDLFSVKKKNKKNKKKKKIMGSKDNGVNKKGDFIEKSLEFDSDEDLELDMDLDLLDSLAINDSNHLSKSVSIMGGGMFEQRKEKTMEEFIQRLSQFSGPSDRKKEVNLNRAIIEAQTADEALEVISDMILAVGKGLSPSPLSPLNIATALHRIAKNMDKVLMMKSHRLAFARRREMSMLVGIAMTALPECSAQGISNIAWALSKIGGDQLYLSEMDRVAEVTLTKIEELNSQNVANIAGAFASMQHSASNLFSGLAKRASDIVDTFHEQELAQVLWAFASLNESADLLLESLDNVYSDASQITCYLSEQSINSNQESTVGVSNDLESDGALGFPVLKFNRNQLGNIAWSYAVFGQVDRSFFSHIWRTISYFEKESISEQHRNDIMFASQLCLVHYCLKREYSHIQLSLSVDLEEKAILAGKTKRFNQKTTSSFQKEVARLLVSTGHEWIREYVFDAYTLDAVIVDKKVALEIDGPTHFSRNTGIPLGHTVLKRRYITAAGWKVVSLSHQEWEELQGEVEQLNYLREILKDHTD, encoded by the exons ATGGAAGTGTTGCTCGGCACATATCCTACCCCTAGTTTCCTAAGCTCCTCCGTTTCTTCTCACAGAACACCTCCCACTATCAAATTACCATCTGGGGTTTTAACGCCAAAACTTAATGTTAGCCATTTTCGGAGAAGTTGTGTAAATTCTGATGCCCCTATCGTCAACAGCTCGATCAGTATAGATTTTGGCCACGAAAATGGAGATTCTAGAGGTAATGGCGACAATATGGAGTGGGAAGTGGAATTGCTTCAAGAGCTTGACCCTTTGGGGTTTCAACcaccgaagaagaagaaaaaacagaTGAAATCGAAGCTTCTTGATGACACTGAGGGCATGGACTGGTGCCTGAGAGCTAGGAAGGTCGCTCTTAGATCTATCGAGGGAAGAGGCTTCGCTTCTACCGAGGAAGATCTGTTTTctgtgaagaagaagaacaagaagaacaagaagaagaagaagattatgGGAAGTAAGGATAATGGGGTTAATAAGAAAGGTGATTTCATTGAGAAATCCCTAGAGTTTGATTCAGATGAGGATTTGGAATTGGATATGGATTTGGATTTGTTGGATAGTTTAGCTATTAATGACAGTAATCATTTGAGTAAGAGTGTGAGCATAATGGGTGGTGGGATGTTTGAACAAAGGAAGGAGAAAACAATGGAGGAATTTATTCAAAGATTGTCCCAGTTCTCGGGGCCTTCAGATCGTAAAAAGGAAGTCAATTTGAACAGAGCAATTATAGAAGCACAGACTGCTGATGAAGCTTTAGAGGTTATTTCTGATATGATACTTGCTGTTGGGAAAGGATTGAGTCCTTCCCCTTTATCTCCTTTAAACATTGCCACAGCACTTCATAGAATTGCTAAGAATATGGACAAAGTTTTGATGATGAAATCACATAGGTTAGCTTTTGCTCGTCGAAGAGAAATGTCTATGCTGGTTGGTATTGCCATGACAGCATTGCCAGAATGCTCAGCACAAGGCATCTCCAACATTGCTTGGGCCTTGTCCAAGATTGGAGGTGATCAACTTTATTTGTCAGAGATGGATAGAGTTGCAGAAGTTACCTTGACCAAGATAGAGGAGTTGAATTCTCAGAATGTTGCTAACATTGCTGGAGCATTTGCTTCAATGCAACATTCTGCTTCTAACCTCTTCTCTGGATTGGCAAAAAGAGCATCAGATATAGTCGATACCTTTCATGAACAGGAACTAGCTCAGGTATTGTGGGCTTTTGCGTCTTTAAATGAGTCTGCTGACCTTTTGCTGGAATCTTTAGACAATGTTTACAGTGATGCAAGTCAAATTACATGCTATCTTAGTGAACAATCAATAAATAGTAATCAAGAAAGCACTGTTGGTGTCAGTAACGATCTTGAATCAGATGGAGCTTTAGGCTTTCCAGTGCTCAAATTTAATCGGAATCAGCTAGGAAATATAGCTTGGTCTTATGCTGTATTTGGGCAAGTGGACCGAAGTTTCTTTTCCCACATTTGGAGAACCATAAGCTACTTTGAGAAGGAAAGTATTTCAGAGCAGCATAGGAATGATATCATGTTTGCTTCTCAACTGTGTCTTGTGCATTACTGCTTGAAGCGGGAATATTCACATATTCAGTTATCTTTAAGCGTTGATCTCGAAGAGAAGGCCATTCTTGCTGGCAAAACTAAGAGGTTCAATCAGAAAACTACATCATCATTTCAGAAAGAAGTAGCCCGTCTTCTTGTAAGCACAGGCCATGAATGGATCAGGGAATATGTATTTGACGCTTACACTTTAGATGCAGTTATAGTAGATAAGAAGGTTGCTTTGGAGATTGATGGTCCAACACATTTCTCAAGAAACACAG GGATACCTTTGGGACACACTGTGCTGAAACGCCGTTACATAACTGCTGCAGGCTGGAAGGTGGTATCATTGTCTCACCAGGAG TGGGAGGAACTACAAGGCGAGGTTGAGCAATTGAACTATCTACGAGAAATCCTCAAAGATCACACAGATTAA